The Mycobacteriales bacterium genome includes a region encoding these proteins:
- a CDS encoding metallophosphoesterase — MQSRSLVAPAAGLVGAGLATLAYAGLIERNAFRLRELEVPVLAPGADPLRLLHLSDLHLTSAQKRKREWIRRLGRLEPDLVVVTGDFLAGMDAVGPVLAALEPLLERPGAFVPGNNDYYAPRAKNPLRYFVPEKNRVFGARLPWPDLATAMTDAGWVDVTNRRATLKAGDRVIALAGTDDPHLGRDRYAPAPADPSADLRLGVTHSPEPRVLDAFTADGYELILAGHTHGGQLRVPGYGAIVTNCGIDRARARGLSRWDDRAWLHVSPGLGTSPYAPVRFCCPPEATLLKLVPRLG, encoded by the coding sequence ATGCAGAGCCGCTCGCTCGTCGCGCCCGCCGCCGGTCTGGTGGGGGCCGGTCTGGCGACGCTGGCGTACGCGGGGCTGATCGAGCGCAACGCTTTCCGGCTGCGGGAGCTGGAGGTCCCGGTGCTGGCCCCGGGCGCGGACCCGCTGCGACTGCTGCACCTCTCGGACCTGCACCTGACCTCGGCCCAGAAGCGCAAGCGGGAGTGGATCCGCCGGCTCGGCCGGCTCGAGCCGGACCTGGTGGTGGTGACCGGCGACTTCCTCGCCGGCATGGATGCGGTGGGCCCCGTGCTGGCTGCGCTGGAGCCGCTGCTGGAGCGCCCGGGCGCCTTCGTCCCCGGCAACAACGACTACTACGCGCCGCGGGCGAAGAACCCGCTGCGCTACTTCGTGCCGGAGAAGAACCGCGTCTTCGGCGCCAGGCTGCCCTGGCCCGACCTGGCGACCGCGATGACCGACGCCGGCTGGGTCGACGTGACGAACCGCCGCGCCACCCTCAAGGCCGGCGACCGCGTCATCGCCCTGGCCGGCACCGACGACCCGCACCTCGGCCGCGACCGGTACGCCCCCGCCCCCGCCGACCCGAGCGCGGATCTCCGCCTCGGCGTGACCCACTCCCCGGAGCCGCGGGTGCTGGACGCGTTCACCGCCGACGGCTACGAGCTGATCCTCGCCGGCCACACCCACGGCGGTCAGCTTCGCGTCCCCGGCTACGGCGCCATCGTCACCAACTGCGGCATCGACCGGGCCCGCGCCCGGGGCCTGTCCCGCTGGGACGACCGCGCCTGGCTGCACGTCTCCCCCGGCCTCGGGACCTCGCCGTACGCGCCGGTCCGGTTCTGCTGCCCCCCGGAGGCGACCCTGCTCAAACTCGTTCCGCGGCTGGGCTAG